One window from the genome of Tachypleus tridentatus isolate NWPU-2018 chromosome 11, ASM421037v1, whole genome shotgun sequence encodes:
- the LOC143231665 gene encoding uncharacterized protein LOC143231665 yields the protein MAFMMPVVRSEYEIYPSRSRRGSTCSQPRSRRGTRTESATPSLSCSPESDVEERMANIEQLKGESREQQPRCSSQCALESHSPKSASNSSLNKFHSRLVDKLKRKLKIETGDGSNSSPETCKDNVTPSS from the coding sequence ATGGCTTTTATGATGCCTGTTGTCAGAAGCGAATACGAAATATATCCGAGTCGATCCAGACGGGGCAGTACTTGTAGTCAACCTCGGTCTAGACGAGGAACAAGAACTGAATCTGCCACGCCTAGTTTGTCATGTTCCCCAGAGAGTGATGTAGAGGAGCGAATGGCTAATATTGAACAATTGAAAGGTGAGTCCAGGGAACAGCAACCCCGGTGTAGCTCGCAGTGTGCACTAGAAAGCCATTCTCCCAAATCGGCATCTAATTCTTCCTTGAACAAGTTTCACAGTCGACTTGTAGACAAGCTGAAGAGAAAATTGAAAATTGAGACTGGTGACGGATCTAATTCCTCTCCTGAAACTTGTAAAGATAATGTAACTCCTTCAAGCTAG